One Triticum dicoccoides isolate Atlit2015 ecotype Zavitan chromosome 5B, WEW_v2.0, whole genome shotgun sequence genomic window carries:
- the LOC119306356 gene encoding putative RING-H2 finger protein ATL71: MNAGGPPAPGRFAPGDGTSVGMFSSDRIGGFGYGVGVSVGILLLITTITLASYFCTRAPPPGPEAAADADGAARRRRRARRREGGGDNDGGGAAGDDVDVELGIDEATLKGYPEVVYGEARRNKNKKLGTTCTCCSVCLDNYGDGDVLRMLPDCGHLFHRECVDPWLRKHPTCPVCRTSPLPSPLPTPLAEVTPLAMTRLSS; the protein is encoded by the coding sequence ATGAACGCCGGTGGCCCGCCGGCGCCCGGCCGGTTCGCCCCGGGCGACGGTACCTCCGTGGGCATGTTCAGCTCCGACCGCATCGGCGGCTTCGGCTACGGCGTCGGCGTCTCCGtcggcatcctcctcctcatcaccaCCATCACGCTCGCCTCCTACTTCTGCACCCGCGCGCCCCCGCCCGGCCCGGAGGCCGCCGCCgacgcggacggggcggcgcggcgaAGGCGGCGTGCGCGGCgccgcgagggcggcggcgacaaCGATGGCGGCGGGGCAGCCGGCGACGACGTGGACGTGGAGCTCGGCATCGACGAGGCCACGCTCAAGGGGTACCCGGAGGTTGTGTACGGCGAGGCGCGGAGGAACAAGAACAAGAAGCTGGGCACCACCTGCACCTGCTGCTCCGTGTGCCTCGACAACTACGGCGACGGCGACGTGCTCCGGATGCTGCCGGACTGCGGCCACCTGTTCCACCGGGAGTGCGTCGACCCCTGGCTCCGGAAGCACCCGACCTGCCCCGTCTGCCGGACCTCGCCGCTGCCCAGCCCCTTGCCCACGCCGCTCGCCGAGGTCACGCCGCTGGCCATGACGAGGCTGTCCTCCTGA